Proteins from a genomic interval of Zingiber officinale cultivar Zhangliang chromosome 1B, Zo_v1.1, whole genome shotgun sequence:
- the LOC121981540 gene encoding ADP,ATP carrier protein 1, mitochondrial-like: protein MADQVNQPTVIQKTAGPLHFRPRISQDAQARNRSLYRPNLYERPFMTANHIYGGFQKPSIHAYTSSNQSPAFTSVSPVFAHAPSEKGFAGFAIDFLMGGVSAAVSKSAAAPIERVKLLIQNQDEMIKAGRLSEPYKGITDCFGRTIKDEGILSLWRGNTANVIRYFPTQALNFAFKDYFKRMFNFKKDRDGYWKWFGGNLASGGAAGACSLFFVYSLDYARTRLANDSKAAKKGGERQFNGLVDVYRKTLQSDGVAGLYRGFNISCVGIIVYRGLYFGMYDSLKPVVLTGNLQDSFFASFALGWLITNGAGLASYPIDTVRRRMMMTSGEAVKYKSSLDAFSQILKNEGPKSLFKGAGANILRAVAGAGVLAGYDKLQLIVFGKKYGSGGA from the exons ATGGCAGATCAGGTTAATCAACCAACTGTTATTCAGAAAACTGCAGGGCCACTCCATTTTAGACCCAGGATTTCTCAAGATGCACAGGCGCGCAACCGCAGCTTGTATAGACCTAATTTATATGAAAGACCGTTCATGACAGCAAACCACATTTATGGAGGATTTCAGAAACCATCTATACATGCCTACACTAGCAGCAACCAGTCACCTGCCTTCACATCTGTCTCACCGGTTTTTGCTCATGCTCCTTCGGAAAAAGGGTTTGCAGGCTTTGCAATTGATTTCCTTATGGGGGGAGTTTCTGCTGCAGTTTCCAAATCTGCTGCAGCGCCTATTGAACGTGTGAAACTGCTGATCCAGAACCAAGATGAGATGATCAAGGCTGGTCGTCTCTCCGAACCTTATAAGGGAATTACAGATTGCTTTGGCCGTACAATTAAAGATGAAGGTATTTTGTCTCTATGGAGAGGAAACACTGCCAATGTCATTCGTTACTTTCCCACTCAG GCTTTgaactttgccttcaaagactACTTCAAGAGGATGTTCAATTTTAAGAAAGATAGAGATGGCTACTGGAAATGGTTTGGTGGCAATCTTGCTTCTGGTGGTGCAGCCGGTGCCTGTTCCTTGTTCTTTGTGTACTCTTTGGACTATGCCCGTACACGTTTAGCAAATGATTCCAAGGCTGCAAAGAAAGGTGGAGAGAGGCAATTCAATGGTCTGGTTGATGTTTACAGAAAGACCTTGCAATCAGACGGCGTTGCTGGACTCTACAGAGGATTCAATATCTCATGCGTGGGGATTATTGTCTACCGTGGTCTTTACTTTGGAATGTACGACTCTTTGAAGCCAGTGGTTCTTACTGGAAATCTGCAG GATAGTTTCTTTGCAAGTTTTGCCCTGGGTTGGCTGATCACCAATGGTGCTGGCCTCGCTTCTTATCCCATCGACACTGTCCGAAGAAGAATGATGATGACCTCCGGTGAAGCAGTCAAGTACAAGAGCTCTTTGGACGCCTTCTCTCAAATACTGAAGAACGAGGGCCCCAAGTCCCTGTTCAAGGGTGCCGGCGCCAACATCCTCCGGGCCGTCGCCGGTGCTGGTGTGCTTGCAGGCTATGACAAGCTGCAGCTGATTGTTTTTGGAAAGAAGTACGGCTCCGGTGGCGCTTAA
- the LOC121981532 gene encoding serine--glyoxylate aminotransferase-like, which produces MDFVYGPGRNHLFVPGPVNIPEPVIRAMNRNNEDYRSPAVPALTKTLLEDVKKIFKTTIGTPFIIPTTGTGAWESALTNTLSPGDKIVTFLIGQFSLLWIDQQKRLNFDVDVIESDWGQGANLDVLASKLQTDWSHSIKAVCIVHNETATGVTNNLAFVRKLLDEYRHPALLLVDGVSSICALDFRMDEWGVDVALTGSQKALSMPTGMGILCASPKALEATKTAKSLRVFFDWNDYIKFYKLGTYWPYTPSIQLLYGLRASLDLIFEEGLDNVIARHNRLGKATRLAVEAWGLKNCTQKQEWFSDTVTAVVVPSYINSSDIVKRAWERYNLSLGLGLNKVAGKVFRIGHLGNLNDIQLLGCLSGVEMVLRDVGYPVKLGSGVGAAAAYLQNTIPMIPSRI; this is translated from the exons ATGGACTTCGTCTATGGACCTGGGAGGAACCACCTCTTTGTTCCAGGACCAGTTAATATTCCTGAGCCAGTGATACGTGCAATGAACAGGAATAATGAGGATTATCGCTCACCTGCAGTGCCTGCATTAACAAAGACTCTTCTAGAGGATGTTAAGAAGATCTTCAAGACGACTATTGGAACACCATTCATTATCCCAACAACAG GTACTGGGGCTTGGGAGAGTGCACTTACTAATACTTTATCACCTGGTGATAAGATTGTGACTTTTCTCATTGGACAATTTAGTcttctctggatcgatcaacaaaAGCGCCTTAATTTCGATGTCGATGTTATTGAGAGTGATTGGGGACAAGGTGCCAATCTTGACGTATTGGCTTCTAAACTGCAAACTGATTGGTCTCACTCAATCAAGGCTGTGTGCATTGTTCACAATGAGACAGCAACCGGCGTTACCAACAATTTGGCATTCGTAAGGAAATTGCTTG ATGAGTACAGGCATCCTGCACTGCTCCTTGTTGATGGAGTCTCATCGATATGTGCTCTCGACTTCCGCATGGATGAGTGGGGAGTTGATGTCGCTTTGACTGGATCACAGAAGGCTCTTTCAATGCCTACTGGGATGGGAATTCTGTGTGCCAGTCCTAAAGCTCTCGAAGCCACTAAGACTGCTAAGTCTCTTAGAGTTTTCTTTGACTGGAATGACTACATAAAGTTCTACAAACTGGGAACTTATTGGCCCTACACACCTTCCATCCAACTGCTATATGGACTTAGAGCTTCCCTTGATCTCATATTCGAAGAGGGTCTTGACAATGTGATAGCCCGGCACAACCGGCTCGGAAAAGCAACAAG ACTTGCTGTTGAGGCTTGGGGCTTGAAGAACTGCACACAGAAGCAAGAGTGGTTCAGTGATACTGTCACTGCTGTGGTAGTTCCTTCTTACATTAACAGTTCGGATATCGTGAAGAGAGCTTGGGAGAGATACAACTTAAGCTTAGGATTGGGCCTCAACAAAGTAGCTGGCAAAGTGTTCAGGATAGGGCATTTGGGCAACCTTAACGAT ATTCAATTGCTGGGTTGTCTGAGTGGTGTGGAAATGGTACTCAGAGATGTAGGCTACCCAGTCAAGCTAGGAAGTGGAGTTGGTGCAGCAGCTGCTTATCTTCAGAACACTATTCCCATGATACCTTCTCGGATATAA
- the LOC121981584 gene encoding small nuclear ribonucleoprotein SmD1a-like has protein sequence MKLVRFLMKLTNETVSIELKNGTVVHGTIIGVDVSMNTHLKTVKLTVKGKNPVSLDHLSVRGNNIRYYILPDSLNLETLLVEETPRVKPKKPTAGRSVGRGRGRGRGRGRGRGR, from the exons ATGAAGCTCGTCAG GTTTTTAATGAAGCTCACCAACGAAACTGTCTCCATCGAGCTGAAGAATGGCACCGTCGTCCACGGTACCATCATAG GTGTGGATGTGAGTATGAATACACACTTGAAGACTGTGAAACTCACAGTGAAAGGGAAAAATCCAGTTAGCCTTGATCACTTAAGTGTGAGAGGTAATAACATTAGATACTACATCCTACCTGACAGCTTGAACCTTGAGACTTTACTGGTTGAGGAAACACCTCGGGTCAAACCTAAAAAGCCAACTGCAG GGAGATCAGTTGGACGTGGTAGGGGTCGGGGACGTGGTCGTGGACGAGGGCGGGGGCGTTAG